The segment CAGTTTTTAAGGACACGTAGGGCCTAACTGTGGATCATTTGGCCAATATCACTTgtttattgatggcgctggcAGCGCCCAGTCTGAggtttctgtcacgccctggctctggggactcttaaatgttgagtcagggtgtgtagtttctatgttgtgtttttctatgtttaggttctagatcgtttagatctatgttggccagggtggttcccaatcagaggcagctgtagctcgttgtctctgattggggaccatacttaggcagccttttggcaccagtcagtgGTGGGATCTtattccgtgtgaggtatgttattttgtctaccttggacttcacgtttcgtttgttgttttgtcgtgtgttcagtacgtaaataaatatgaatacatatcacgctgcgccttggtccttctcgttaatgaacgatcgtgacagtttctttctctgtctttctactATCTGATCTGAACAGGTCTCTTGGATCCGAAGCAGCACGGGTCTGTTTGGGTCTGTTTTTCCACGGGCCTTTTCAGAACTGGTCTGACTGTCCTCGGGTCCATTCGGAAGGGGTCTCCATTTATTTGATTTGtatttatgcatatcgggtcGGGTGGGAGGGCACAGATCCACCCTAACACAGGGTGCCCGAGGACAGGATTCAATTACCTGCATTCAAGATCAACTGTACCTGTGACTATAGAGTGGTTTGTGGTTTGAGAATTGGGTCTTGTGCCAGGACTACTTTCATACGCTAGACAGAAGTTATGTAATTAGAACGCTTCCTGTATAATGTCAACTAACATTTCCTGTTTTTCTTGTTGCACAAATTCAGATTTGGCTTCCAAGCAGTTGTTTTAATTAAAGTGTATTGCTACAAGCAAAGTGCAATTATCATAATGTATATTTGTGTGATATTTCAGTGACAAAAAAAGTAtaacaatatctatgggctaaaaaaacatatataaaaaaaaatgttagctgatatgggctagttgatctggacatttctgacaagttataaatagctctctaagttatgcaatgactaacatgaccagaggaactgatgatgcactacccaatttcgaaattgcaccttatgcattctactattacaactttcaagagtaagtctaaagccggactgagttccctCCATGCTGACCCCttgccccacagtttgggaaccactgctctacagTACCTGTTCTTCCCTTTTTGTCCCTGGCGTGAAGGTCTGCTCCTAATGTGAGGAGTGTTTTGATTGTGCTTGTGTGGCCCTCCTGAAAATATAAAATATCAGGCATGATATAATATGTGCCACAATTTGCCTTTATGTACAGTATAAGCCTGATAATAGACGTTTACAGAATAGAGCTAACCTTGGCAGCGTAGTGCAGGGCAGTGAGCTGCATGTCAGTGGCTGTCTGGTTCACGTCCACTCCGAGGTCCCTCACTAGGAACTCTAGCGCCTCCTCCTGGGCTGTGACAGCAACGTGGTGCACCGGCTGGGCCCCCAGGACGTCTGCTGCAGTCGGAGAGGCCTgtgtgacacacaaacacacacacacacacacagcatagtcACAAAATTGGTAATGGGGTTAGTGGATTAAAATGTTATAAAACAACATTGTGAAATGCTATCTTTTGGTAGTTTTAAAGTTGATTTGCCACGTGCACAGGATATAACAGTTGTAAAACAGTGCAGTGTAATTCTTACCTtgagagctctttcccaacaatgcagtgataataataatatagatagAAAATAGAATAAAAATAACTACAATGAGAGTTAAAGAAACACGAGAATGCAAGTATATACTggtcagtgccagtaccttattcaatgtgcaggggtactggagtggtttaGGTGGATTAATTTGCCCAACGGGACTAGGGTGGAATTTGAGTGAGATACAGACCAGCTGTTTTTTCTTTTGCAAATCTCAGTTATCTCAGCTATGTTTTGATAGATGGAAATTGTATTTTCCGCCAGAGTTTCCAGTATACCTGGTGCTTCTCCAGCAGTAGTTTGGCCACAGATATGTGTCCGTTCCTCACTGTGTCCATAAAGGGAGTGACCCCACAGCTGTCCCTGCCATCCGGAACATAACCACACCTGCAAACAGAGAAGTGAGGTTCAGTTAGCGCTACAcccacacacaattacacatgatcacattaacacacagagactcaACTCTGACACTCTAACATGCCTTCTCACAAATATGCAAACACTCTGAGTTAGACATaccttctctcacacacacacaaacatagacaaacacacacacacacacacacacatagacaaacaCACCTCTGTACCAAGATGCTGACCACTTCTTCACAGCCGTGCATCGCTGTAGGAACAGAGAATAGACAGAGAAGGGGTAATGAACCAGAAAAAAACGGTGATATGTTATGCGTATTGTTCAAAATACCTGTGAATATGTCCAGACCTGTGACATGTCTGATTTGTTAGCACAGTGATTACCTGCAGTGTGCAGAGGAGTCCTCAGCGTCTTGCTCTCTGTCCTCCAGACTTCAGGGTTggccagtaggaggtgctgtatGACCGCTGGGTCTCCCTCCCTGCAGGCGATGTGGAAAGAGTTCCAGCCGTCCTTGTTCTTCAGCGTGGGGTCAGCCCCATGCGACAGCAGTTCCTGGATCACACCCAGGTTCCTCCGGGTGCAGGCCATCATCAGAGGGGTCCTGGAAGGAGAGGTGGGTCACGATGGTGGACCAGAGTTGCATATACCTCAATTCAGGTGCATGTGTTGCATTGTGTGAGGTAATTTATTTGGTGAACAATTGTTTTTATTGGGTCACAAAGGCAATACAATCGATAAAAACAATAAAATAGTAATGAGTGCTTTGTTATGTTCATAGTAGTGTGTTGATAATGGTGAACTATGCAGGCAGGGTGATATTACATGGACCTATTAAAATAtttccttcgagccggatttgaaccagcgacctaaggatttCAGCATTTAGCCtctacagtcctccgctctaccaactgagctatcgaagggaGATACATACAGCAAGAAAAAGCAGGATCGTATTCGTTAGTGCACAtggtagcaaaacgttttgcaacagaaaacaaaaaccaagcctctcttattggacaaattctggtAGTCCTTCCCCGTTTCGGCCGGTTGCTAACATTTGCTCTCTAATGAATATGACTCTGGTCATTCAATTAATCAGTACCCATATGATAAATTGAAACCAGAACTTTCATTAAATCTTAGAACAATGCATTTGTTATTTGgtatatgacacacacacacaaggtcacCACTGCTGTTACTATTTATTATTATCATTTATTTAAGCTGCTATACCAagatattgttagatattactgcattgtCAGAGCtattcgctacacccgcaataatctgctaaacacgtgtatgtgacaaataaaatttgatttgaagtcaCTTCTCACTTTACTACTTATATGACAGTCATCATACTTTGACATAGATAATTTGATAAATCATTGTTGAGGACGAAAAAATAtttccttcgagccggatttgaaccagcgacctaaggatttCAGCATTTAGCCtctacagtcctccgctctaccaactgagctatcgaaggggGATAAATGACCtgggaaaaaaatatgtttttcaatacACCTTTCAATAAAAAATACTTGAAAATCTACAACTTCTTTTTTATTTCGTTTAAAAGTATAAGGAATAACGTTGTCTTAATGTTTGGACATGGCATGCGTGTCAATGTATGTCTCACCAATCAGCCTTTTTTAAGCAGTCTACTTTGGCTCCTTCGGTGATCAGATAGCGCAAACACTCCCCCTGTCCCATGGACGCAGCTTCATGCAGAGCTCTTTTGTAGTCGGTATTGTACAGCTCTATGTCCATCCCAATATCTTTTACTAAAAATTGCACAATGTCCAAGTGGCCATGACGGACGGCATAATGCAACAACGTATCACCCGATTTCCCGAAATGTTTCTTGTTGACAAAATGTGCAACAATGTTGCCACCAAGTTCCTTTTTAAGCGTGCACAATTCGCCATCCTGGGTAAGCTTGATTAAATATTTCAATGCGTTCTCATCATCCATTGAACATATAAACTTACTAAAGTTACCTATTTGACACCGTTTAAACTGCTAAAATTGCTTGATACTGTATCTGATCAGAAGCTAGGGATTGCATGGTGACAAGTAGGTTAAATTGTTGGTCAACCAAAAGCCTACACATTTAATTTGAGTTCTACTCTACTTTTTGCCTTAAAAACGCAAAAGATAGGACATGTGAACTTAATACCTGACAATAATGCGTAAAAGCAATGCACAACACTGTTCTACCATAGGCTATGGGTTAAAATAGCTTGCATCATATTCAGCACGAAATTCGGTGATATACTCTGATCGTCCAGTAGGCTGTAGCAGAATTGTGCACTGGGGCTTGTAGTCTTTGATAGTGATTACGCTCAAAATAACTTATATTGAACGATAATTCATAGGTTGGGGTGTATTACATTTTATTGACTTAAACTTAGTAAATAATAACTTCTGCTTGCAATGGTAGTTGCCTCAAATTATGTAGGCCTATATAGTACACGTATTCAGTTGTAGGCCTATATATCTACTTTTATTTTTACAATAGGCTTAAACATGTAAAGATAtgctat is part of the Coregonus clupeaformis isolate EN_2021a chromosome 28, ASM2061545v1, whole genome shotgun sequence genome and harbors:
- the LOC121542496 gene encoding ankyrin repeat domain-containing protein 16, which gives rise to MDDENALKYLIKLTQDGELCTLKKELGGNIVAHFVNKKHFGKSGDTLLHYAVRHGHLDIVQFLVKDIGMDIELYNTDYKRALHEAASMGQGECLRYLITEGAKVDCLKKADWTPLMMACTRRNLGVIQELLSHGADPTLKNKDGWNSFHIACREGDPAVIQHLLLANPEVWRTESKTLRTPLHTAAMHGCEEVVSILVQRCGYVPDGRDSCGVTPFMDTVRNGHISVAKLLLEKHQASPTAADVLGAQPVHHVAVTAQEEALEFLVRDLGVDVNQTATDMQLTALHYAAKEGHTSTIKTLLTLGADLHARDKKGRTALHMACTGQHAEAVRTLLQLGLVDKVDASGTTAQQLAKKPDVLKVFECDLT